One window of the Luteolibacter sp. Y139 genome contains the following:
- a CDS encoding RtcB family protein, translating to MNLLSSQDLIDAGYEPGLQMKALLEKVAEYEARGIADPKYALKLLKRDVTPPPPKGVMRENPAPLAQAIVPETKEEKVNVEAVKRQMHQLLKTPVIARGVILPDACPSGLAPAVIPVGGAIAVENAIIPSAHSADICCSMFATFYDERSSVGKELDALMSATRFGPEHRHLDDLVSDPVNDENVWQSRFLSGLRDRARTQIADQGDGNHFAYIGEVDVDETFLAMLRLTGHGDLADRFVPRRYRVLVTHHGSRSLGAHVYKRGQIAAEKHVARTAQHIPPAAAWIDANSDTGRDYWHALQYVARWTKANHRAVHRRFLERIGGEVVAEVGNEHNFVWQRGDMFFHGKGATPAWKDEQGRPQLGLIPLNMAEPILLVLGGDRDEFLSFAPHGAGRNLSRTAMRRKFPDEASRRTAIERSTKDIDVRWFCGKPDLSETPLAYKNAAQVKAQIGEFGLAEVVAEIRPLGCIMAGKSGRSWRDREEELTPKQKRQIEHRAERRRVKQDLHDDW from the coding sequence ATGAATCTCCTCTCCTCCCAGGACCTGATCGACGCCGGCTATGAGCCCGGGCTTCAAATGAAAGCGCTGCTTGAGAAGGTGGCGGAATACGAAGCCCGTGGCATCGCCGATCCGAAGTATGCCCTCAAGCTGCTAAAGCGCGACGTGACCCCGCCGCCGCCGAAAGGCGTGATGCGGGAGAATCCCGCGCCGCTGGCCCAGGCGATCGTGCCCGAGACCAAGGAGGAGAAGGTGAACGTTGAGGCCGTGAAGCGGCAGATGCACCAGCTTCTCAAGACACCGGTCATTGCCCGCGGCGTGATCTTGCCGGATGCGTGTCCTTCGGGGCTGGCACCGGCGGTGATTCCGGTCGGCGGGGCGATTGCCGTTGAGAATGCGATCATCCCGTCCGCACACTCGGCGGACATCTGCTGCTCGATGTTTGCCACCTTCTACGATGAGCGTAGTAGCGTGGGGAAGGAGCTTGATGCATTGATGTCGGCGACCCGTTTCGGGCCCGAGCACCGGCATCTGGATGACTTGGTTTCTGATCCGGTCAATGACGAGAACGTCTGGCAGAGCCGCTTCCTGAGCGGATTGCGGGACCGGGCTCGAACGCAGATCGCCGATCAAGGTGATGGAAATCATTTTGCGTATATCGGCGAGGTGGATGTCGATGAAACTTTCCTCGCGATGCTACGGCTGACAGGGCATGGCGATCTTGCTGATCGCTTTGTGCCAAGGCGCTACCGGGTGCTGGTGACCCACCACGGGTCACGCAGCTTGGGGGCGCACGTTTACAAACGAGGTCAGATCGCGGCGGAGAAGCATGTGGCGCGGACGGCACAGCACATTCCGCCCGCTGCGGCGTGGATCGATGCGAATTCCGATACCGGGAGGGATTATTGGCATGCGCTGCAGTATGTGGCCCGGTGGACGAAGGCGAACCACCGGGCGGTTCATCGGCGTTTTTTGGAGCGCATCGGTGGGGAGGTCGTGGCGGAAGTGGGCAACGAGCACAATTTCGTGTGGCAGCGGGGTGACATGTTTTTCCATGGCAAGGGGGCGACGCCGGCGTGGAAGGACGAGCAGGGAAGGCCGCAGCTTGGGTTGATCCCGCTGAATATGGCGGAACCGATCCTGCTGGTGCTAGGTGGAGACCGGGACGAGTTCCTGTCATTCGCACCGCATGGTGCAGGACGGAATCTCTCGCGCACGGCGATGCGGCGGAAGTTTCCGGACGAGGCTTCGCGGCGGACTGCGATCGAGCGCAGCACCAAGGATATCGACGTCCGATGGTTCTGCGGAAAGCCCGACCTGAGTGAGACGCCGCTCGCCTACAAGAATGCCGCGCAGGTGAAGGCGCAGATCGGCGAATTTGGTCTGGCGGAGGTGGTTGCGGAGATCCGTCCGCTCGGCTGCATCATGGCTGGGAAATCCGGGCGTTCATGGCGCGATCGCGAGGAGGAACTGACACCGAAACAGAAGCGTCAGATCGAGCACCGC
- a CDS encoding GNAT family N-acetyltransferase, protein MKRPFLKTNRLILRPPVPEDAPAIQQYVSDRRIAETTALIPHPYPDGGALEWIRRSEVTLREGRGVDFSILLRDSGELIGVVGLIDRDVESSLGYWIAVPYWGNGYATEAVHRVIRHAFNARGLPSLHAYHFAHNPASGRVMQKAGFLYQGVEPLGSSRDGVRYDRVCYGVTARQWRDNLRVFSLV, encoded by the coding sequence ATGAAGCGACCTTTTCTTAAAACGAACCGCCTGATCCTCCGGCCGCCGGTGCCGGAGGATGCTCCGGCGATCCAGCAGTACGTCAGTGACCGGCGCATTGCGGAGACCACCGCGCTCATCCCGCATCCGTATCCGGATGGTGGGGCGCTCGAGTGGATCCGCAGGTCGGAAGTGACGCTGCGCGAGGGCAGGGGGGTGGATTTCTCCATTCTGCTCCGCGACAGTGGCGAACTCATCGGAGTGGTCGGCTTGATCGATCGCGATGTCGAATCGTCACTGGGCTACTGGATTGCCGTCCCGTATTGGGGGAATGGGTATGCCACGGAAGCGGTGCACCGCGTGATCCGCCATGCCTTCAATGCGCGGGGGCTACCTTCGCTGCATGCTTACCACTTTGCCCACAATCCCGCTTCCGGCCGCGTGATGCAGAAGGCCGGGTTTCTTTACCAAGGCGTCGAACCGCTCGGGTCGTCCCGCGACGGAGTGCGCTATGACCGCGTCTGCTACGGCGTCACCGCCCGGCAATGGCGCGACAATCTCCGAGTCTTTTCCCTCGTATGA
- a CDS encoding GNAT family N-acetyltransferase has protein sequence MKLETERLILKPPVAEDIDAIVAVANDPWIAEMTLVPHPYLQRDALEWIARARENWEKQGYGGLVVFTRTGMAFVGAIGLRALDEPGVGSAGYWFSPVVWGRGFATEALRELLRFGFEVAGLHRIEARHVIENPASGRVMEKAGMGHAAPEDLPDRDGDGMVPGIVRHLTASEWRDLQLQPSFSP, from the coding sequence GTGAAACTGGAGACTGAGAGACTGATCCTGAAACCGCCGGTGGCCGAGGACATCGACGCCATCGTGGCGGTGGCGAATGACCCGTGGATCGCTGAGATGACGCTGGTGCCCCATCCTTACCTCCAGCGCGACGCTCTTGAGTGGATCGCAAGGGCGAGGGAGAATTGGGAGAAGCAAGGCTACGGCGGCTTGGTCGTGTTCACCCGGACCGGCATGGCCTTCGTCGGCGCGATCGGGCTGCGCGCCCTCGATGAGCCTGGCGTGGGCAGTGCCGGTTATTGGTTCAGTCCTGTCGTGTGGGGACGTGGCTTTGCGACCGAGGCTTTGCGGGAACTCCTGCGCTTTGGATTTGAGGTCGCGGGCCTGCATCGGATCGAGGCACGGCACGTCATCGAAAATCCGGCATCCGGCCGGGTGATGGAGAAGGCGGGCATGGGCCACGCTGCTCCCGAGGATCTCCCGGATCGCGACGGTGACGGCATGGTGCCGGGAATTGTCCGCCATCTCACCGCCAGCGAATGGCGGGATCTCCAGCTCCAACCCTCCTTCTCTCCATGA